The following nucleotide sequence is from Devosia salina.
GCTCCAGGTCCGAGATGCTTGCTTCCACGTTGGCAATTGCGGGCAGCAGGCGCTCTGCCATCTCGGTCAACTGATAGCCAGTCGGGTATCGATGCACCAGCGAGATGCCGATCCGCCGCTCCAGTTCGAGGATGCGCCGATGCACTGTCGACTGATTGACTCCCAATGCCCGTGCTGCCGCGAGTGTGGAGCCGTTTCGCGACACCGCTAGCAGGTAACGCAGGTCGTTCCAGTCGAACATGGCCGAGTTATGCATTTCTGCTGGGCCCTTCCGCAAACTTGCGGCTCCCGTCGCTAATCTCGAGCAGCTACCTCTGGAGCACCGCTACTGAGGAGGAGTCAAATGGAAAAGGCAACAGTCGAAACGATGATCGCAGCTCTGGACATAGGTGTGACGCGCACCGCGAAAGATCAGGGCATGGCCAAGCTGACGCCTCTGCATCGCGAGGTCCTCGACACCTTGCCACAGGGCAGCCGGCAGGAAGTTCGAGTCTTGCATGCCGTGCTTCAGCCCGGCGACGTAACCCCTCACCACTCGCACCGTTTTCCGGTGACCGTCTACGTCACCGAGGGGGTGTTCACGCTCAGGCTCGACGGGCGCGAGCCTCTGTCAATCGGGGCCGGACAGGTGTTCGTCGAACCGCCTCACGTGAAGATGGTCGGAAGCAACGAGGGCGATGTACCCGCGGTCACCATCCTGTTCTATGTATGCGATCCCGACGCCCCGTTCGCCGACCCGGTCCATCCCAACGACAGTTAAAGGTCTGTTTTGACCCGTCCCGGCGCGACCGAACCCCAAAGTACAGGGCCCTCGGCTCAAGGCCGAGGGTGACGGCCGTGGGGTGGAAACAAAGAGACAGAACCGGAATACCGATTTCGACCCCATTCAAGTCGTCCTAGCGGGCCTGACGTCGCTGTAGGGCCGCATGCCGTCCCACAGGACGTCTTCGGTGCCAGGCGCTTCGCCTCGGCCAACATGACCTCAATACAAGCTGGACAGCCACCCAAAAAGCCGAGTTTGGCTAAAACCTTACCCCCTCCATGCGTGCTGAATCGTCCTCATCATCCGTCCTGGCCACGGCCGGACGCGTCGGGGCGGGGCTCGGACTGATAGAGGCCTGGGACCCAGCGTTCGGTGACCTCGGCTGGAATATCCAGCCGCGCCGGCCCCTTGGGGTGCATGGGGGTCGTGAGCGGCCGATCGGCTCAGCGCGCGTCCTCAGCCGCTGGCCGGTGCTTTGCTATCGTTTGATAGAGGTCAATGACAGGTTCGCAACGCCGGGCAGAATGCGCGGATGATGGTGAACCGATAGCAGACACGACAATCGGGGAGGAGGGGCCATACCTTGCCGCCGCATCAACCGCTGCTGCAAACAAGCAGGTTGACCAAGATCTACAAGATGGGCGACGTCGAGGTACTGGCCCTGGACCGGGTGGACTTCGCGGCATCGGCCGGGGAGTTCGACGTTATCCTGGGCCCCTCGGGGTCGGGCAAATCGACATTTCTCAACCTCGTTGGCGGGCTCGACACGCCGACCTCAGGCGAAGCCTGGTTCCTGGACCACCCATTGGCCAGGGCCAGCGAAGCGGCGTTGACCCGCTATCGTCGCGATCATGTCGGCTTTGTCTTCCAGTTCTACAACCTGGTTCCAAGCCTGACGGCCCGCGAGAACGTGAAACTGGTCACCGAGATCTCCCGCAGGCCCATGCGGCCGGAGGAAGCGCTCGACCTGGTCGGCCTTGCGGATCGCATGAACCACTTTCCGGCGCAGCTCTCGGGAGGGGAGCAGCAGCGGGTCGCCATCGCGCGCGCCATCGCCAAGCGGCCCGACCTGTTGCTGTGCGACGAGCCCACCGGCGCGCTGGATTCCAAGACCGGCGTCGTGGTCCTGGAGGCCCTCCTGCGCGTCAATGCCGAGTTCGGCACGACGACGCTGGTCATCACCCACAATGTGGCCATCCGCGCGATCGCGCATCGCGTCATCAATTTCGCCGATGGGCGGATTGCTTCAGTGGAGACGAACCAGACACGTCTCCCGGCTTCCGCGATAAGCTGGTGAGAGCCATGAACGCGCTGCACATCAAGCTGTTGCGGGAATTGCGGCGCCTCTGGGCCCAGGCGGCGTCCATTGGCCTGGTGATCGCCGCCGGGGTGGCGGCCCTGATCATCGGCATAGGCACGTATCAGTCCCTGGAAAGGACCCGGGCCGACTATTACGCGCGGAACAACTTCGCCGATATCTTCGCCAGCGTGGCGCGAGCCCCGCGATCCCTGCTTCCGGCGATCGGCGAGCTGGACGGCGTCCTCGTCGTGGACGCCCGCATCGTCAGGCTCGCCCCCGCCGACGTCGAGGGCCTTGCAGAGCCGGCCTCGGTGCTCCTGATCTCCCTTCCCGCGGGACCCCAGCCGCTCAACCAGCTGCATCTGCGCAGCGGCCGGCTCCCCGAAACCGGCCAATCCACCGAGGCCGTCGTGAGCGAAGTCTTTGCCAAGGCGCGCGGCCTGGTGCCCGGTTCCCGCCTCGATGTCGTCATGAACGGCACGCACCGCCCGGTCACCATCACCGGCATCGCGCTGGCACCCGACTATATCTACGCCATGACGCCGGGCGAAATCATGCCCAGCGAGGGACGGTTCGGGGTCCTGTGGATGCCCGAAGCCATGATCGCGGCGACCTATGACCTGACCGGGGCCTTCAATACGGTGTCCCTCAAGCTGGCGCCTGGCGCTGCCGCGAACAGCGTTATCGAAGAGCTCGACCGCCTGCTTGCCCCCTATGGCG
It contains:
- a CDS encoding ABC transporter ATP-binding protein; its protein translation is MGDVEVLALDRVDFAASAGEFDVILGPSGSGKSTFLNLVGGLDTPTSGEAWFLDHPLARASEAALTRYRRDHVGFVFQFYNLVPSLTARENVKLVTEISRRPMRPEEALDLVGLADRMNHFPAQLSGGEQQRVAIARAIAKRPDLLLCDEPTGALDSKTGVVVLEALLRVNAEFGTTTLVITHNVAIRAIAHRVINFADGRIASVETNQTRLPASAISW
- a CDS encoding cupin domain-containing protein; the protein is MEKATVETMIAALDIGVTRTAKDQGMAKLTPLHREVLDTLPQGSRQEVRVLHAVLQPGDVTPHHSHRFPVTVYVTEGVFTLRLDGREPLSIGAGQVFVEPPHVKMVGSNEGDVPAVTILFYVCDPDAPFADPVHPNDS